A stretch of the Rhizomicrobium sp. genome encodes the following:
- a CDS encoding sulfotransferase → MVDRLGRQTLLSAGMTDAAAPTGTLAAALAHAARLLDSNPAAAAEQAREILEAVPGHPQALLCLGAAQRRQGDLAAALATLEALAAAQPRAASVWLELGLVRAAQGEGRDAVTALRKATRLNPDFAEAWSALGEQHALLGDDAAAADATARQLRSATKDPKLLEAAGALCDGKLAVAERLLRDFLKADPNSIAALRMLAEVGARLGRYGDAEILLARCLELAPGFVAARHNYAVVLHRQNKSLDAIAQIEILQRSDPRNPAYRALKGAAYGQIGEYAQAIAAYEDVLKGFPNQPKVWMSYGHALKAVGRQADSVAAYRKSIALAPTLGEAWWSLANLKTVRFGRDDEEAMRAGLARDTLDGEDRYHLDFALGKALEDDGRYAEAFAHYAAGNALRRKSVVYDAEETSDHVRRSRAVFTPGFFAGRAGQGDPAPDPIFIVGLPRAGSTLVEQILATHSQVEGTMELPDIIAIARRLSGRKARSQASNYPEMLADLTAEQRAELGAEYLERTRVQRKTDRPFFIDKMPNNFAHAGLIHLILPKAKIVDARRHPLGCCFSAFKQHFARGQAFSYDLIELGRYYADYVALMTHMDAVLPGRIHRVLYETMVDDPEGEVRRLLAYCGLPFEAGCLQFHQNDRAVRTASSEQVRRPISREGVNQWRHFGPWLGPLETALGPVLQDYPQSPPI, encoded by the coding sequence GTGGTTGACAGGCTTGGCCGGCAGACACTTCTATCGGCCGGCATGACGGACGCTGCCGCACCGACCGGGACGCTCGCTGCCGCGCTGGCCCACGCCGCGCGGCTGCTGGACAGCAACCCCGCCGCCGCGGCCGAGCAGGCCCGCGAAATCCTCGAGGCCGTGCCCGGCCATCCGCAGGCGCTGCTCTGCCTGGGCGCGGCGCAGCGGCGGCAGGGCGACCTCGCCGCAGCGCTTGCGACGCTCGAAGCGCTCGCCGCCGCGCAGCCGCGCGCGGCGTCCGTCTGGCTCGAGCTCGGGCTCGTCCGCGCCGCGCAGGGCGAAGGACGCGATGCCGTCACGGCGTTGCGGAAAGCCACGAGGCTCAACCCGGACTTCGCCGAGGCCTGGTCGGCGCTCGGCGAGCAACATGCCCTGCTGGGCGACGATGCCGCCGCGGCCGATGCCACGGCGCGGCAGCTGCGCAGCGCGACCAAGGATCCCAAGCTCCTGGAAGCCGCCGGGGCGTTGTGCGACGGCAAGCTCGCGGTCGCCGAACGGTTGCTGCGCGATTTCCTCAAAGCCGATCCGAACAGTATCGCGGCGCTGCGCATGCTGGCCGAGGTCGGGGCGCGGCTGGGTCGCTATGGCGATGCCGAGATCCTGCTGGCGCGGTGCCTCGAGCTGGCGCCCGGCTTTGTCGCGGCGCGGCACAACTATGCCGTCGTCCTGCACCGTCAGAACAAGTCGCTCGACGCCATCGCGCAGATCGAGATCCTGCAACGCAGCGATCCGCGCAATCCCGCCTATCGTGCGCTGAAGGGCGCGGCCTATGGCCAGATCGGCGAGTATGCGCAGGCCATTGCGGCTTACGAAGACGTGCTCAAGGGGTTTCCCAATCAGCCCAAGGTGTGGATGAGCTACGGCCATGCGCTCAAGGCGGTCGGGCGGCAGGCCGACTCCGTCGCGGCCTATCGCAAGTCCATCGCGCTGGCGCCGACGCTCGGCGAGGCGTGGTGGAGCCTCGCCAATCTCAAGACCGTGCGCTTCGGCCGTGACGACGAAGAGGCAATGCGGGCCGGCCTCGCGCGTGACACGCTGGACGGCGAGGACCGCTATCATCTCGATTTCGCGCTCGGCAAGGCGCTGGAGGACGACGGCCGCTATGCAGAAGCCTTCGCGCATTACGCAGCCGGCAATGCGCTGCGGCGTAAATCCGTCGTCTATGACGCCGAGGAAACCTCCGATCATGTGCGCCGTTCGCGGGCCGTTTTCACGCCTGGCTTCTTTGCCGGGCGTGCGGGGCAGGGCGATCCGGCGCCCGATCCGATCTTCATTGTCGGCCTGCCGCGCGCCGGCTCGACGCTGGTCGAACAGATCCTGGCGACCCACAGCCAGGTGGAAGGCACGATGGAGCTGCCGGACATCATCGCCATCGCGCGGCGGCTCTCCGGCCGCAAGGCGCGCAGCCAAGCTTCGAACTATCCCGAGATGCTGGCCGACCTGACGGCAGAGCAGCGTGCCGAACTCGGCGCCGAATATCTCGAACGCACCCGCGTGCAGCGCAAGACGGATCGGCCGTTCTTCATCGACAAGATGCCGAACAATTTCGCGCATGCCGGACTGATCCATCTGATCCTGCCCAAGGCCAAGATCGTCGACGCGCGGCGCCATCCGCTGGGCTGCTGCTTCTCCGCCTTCAAGCAGCACTTCGCGCGCGGCCAGGCGTTCAGCTACGACCTCATCGAGCTGGGGCGCTATTACGCCGACTACGTCGCGCTGATGACCCATATGGACGCCGTCCTGCCCGGCCGCATCCACCGCGTTCTCTACGAGACCATGGTCGACGATCCCGAAGGCGAAGTGCGCCGGCTGCTGGCGTATTGCGGTCTGCCGTTCGAAGCCGGCTGCCTGCAATTTCACCAGAATGACCGTGCCGTGCGCACTGCGAGTTCCGAACAGGTCCGCCGCCCGATCTCCCGCGAGGGCGTCAATCAATGGCGGCATTTCGGGCCTTGGCTTGGTCCGCTGGAGACTGCCCTGGGCCCGGTGTTGCAGGATTACCCGCAGTCGCCGCCGATCTGA
- a CDS encoding glycoside hydrolase family 38 C-terminal domain-containing protein: protein MNDEVPTEFQRIRGRYAGYTRTRLAQFARRLQRTIHPARAPVQNIELAGPTDRISFEEATELTYRNIALGEPLGPLWATYWARVTAQVPEAWRDAQVELYWDSKSEAMLWQGGRSLQGLNPGRNTARLVDAATGGETLTFYVEIACNRAFGAAEAGHPPAMPYRLEACELRRLDPEAWSLFHDFDVLRQLEADREPAQTPRSTGGVAPKLVRPALDTTWAGRLLHDLNRVCNVLDPEDRATWPAGRAILSALLGATNGSVVHALSAIGHAHIDTAWLWPIEETRRKCQRSFANVLALMDAYPEFKFACSQAAQYVMIEEDNPALFARIRAKVASGQWIPIGGSWVEPDCNLPSGEAMCRQFLYGQRYFERTFGARARVFWNPDVFGYAGQLPQLMREAGMDRFLTQKLSWNRFTAPPHHSFHWRGIDGSAVLTHFPPADTYNGMATVEELRYHAANYKDADRTTEALYLFGYGDGGGGPDATMIESLRRTADLLGVPRSETRDPNEFFDRLARDAGDFATIEGELYFEYHRGTYTSQSEVKRLNRLIEGRLQDLDYLCTRAMLAGKQTPSRTEVEDLWRVLLTNQFHDILPGSSIGEVYVRSRRELGELADKVEAQNRALIGEGMVPLNPIGFARDEIVTAPDGALCRVVAEPFASGRIEDTRESASLTETADGIVLENSKLRATLTRGGSVVSLMLAGREMLSGEANRFVLFDDRPTAFEAWDIDPFALETGRVTPPAERCEIVSRDPLRVAVRFERRLGGKSRVVQTISLDAGAQRLDFDTEIDWHERRTLAKVAFPVAPQSPRATYETMSGAVERPTHANSDADLAQYEVPGHRWADLSEPGFGVSLLTDSRYGYATFGSTMSLTLLRGTQSPDRDADIGVHRLRYALYPHDGDWRRAGTVGEALRFNRPMLWTRGASDTLARPLAVAEPSHVVIDTIKPAEDGEGWLLRLYEAHGSACESRIALGVPVRTVMRSNTLEDRLEAIAVEDNAVTLALRPFQIVTLRVS from the coding sequence ATGAACGACGAAGTCCCGACCGAATTCCAGCGCATCCGCGGCCGCTATGCCGGCTATACCCGCACCCGCCTGGCGCAGTTTGCACGGCGGCTGCAGCGCACCATCCACCCCGCTCGCGCACCGGTCCAGAACATCGAGCTGGCTGGACCGACGGACCGTATCTCTTTCGAAGAAGCGACCGAATTGACCTATCGCAACATCGCGCTTGGCGAGCCGCTCGGCCCGCTCTGGGCGACCTATTGGGCGCGGGTGACGGCGCAGGTTCCGGAGGCATGGCGCGATGCGCAGGTCGAGCTCTATTGGGATTCGAAGTCCGAGGCCATGCTCTGGCAGGGCGGCCGTTCGCTGCAGGGCCTGAACCCCGGGCGCAACACGGCGCGACTGGTCGACGCGGCCACGGGCGGCGAGACGCTTACGTTCTATGTCGAGATCGCTTGCAACCGGGCCTTCGGCGCCGCGGAAGCCGGCCATCCGCCCGCCATGCCGTATCGGCTTGAGGCCTGCGAGCTTCGCCGCCTCGATCCCGAGGCGTGGTCGCTGTTCCACGATTTCGACGTGCTGCGCCAGCTCGAGGCCGACCGCGAACCGGCCCAGACGCCGCGCTCGACGGGCGGCGTGGCTCCCAAGCTCGTGCGTCCGGCACTGGACACGACCTGGGCCGGCAGGCTGCTCCACGATCTCAACCGGGTCTGCAACGTGCTCGATCCGGAGGATCGCGCGACCTGGCCGGCCGGTCGCGCGATCCTCAGCGCCCTGCTCGGCGCGACGAATGGCAGCGTGGTCCACGCCCTGTCGGCCATCGGGCACGCGCATATCGACACCGCCTGGCTGTGGCCGATCGAGGAGACGCGGCGCAAATGCCAGCGCAGCTTCGCCAATGTATTGGCCCTGATGGACGCGTATCCCGAATTCAAATTCGCTTGTTCGCAGGCGGCGCAATACGTGATGATCGAAGAGGACAATCCCGCGCTCTTCGCCCGCATCCGGGCGAAGGTCGCAAGCGGACAATGGATTCCGATCGGCGGCAGCTGGGTCGAGCCCGATTGCAACCTGCCCAGCGGCGAAGCCATGTGCCGGCAATTCCTCTACGGCCAGCGCTATTTCGAGCGGACGTTCGGGGCGCGGGCGCGGGTGTTCTGGAATCCCGACGTCTTCGGCTATGCCGGGCAATTGCCGCAGCTGATGCGCGAAGCCGGCATGGACCGCTTCCTCACGCAGAAGCTCTCCTGGAACCGCTTCACCGCGCCGCCGCATCACAGCTTTCACTGGCGCGGCATCGACGGCAGCGCCGTGCTGACCCATTTCCCGCCGGCCGACACCTATAACGGCATGGCGACGGTGGAAGAGCTGCGCTACCACGCCGCCAATTACAAAGATGCCGATCGCACCACGGAGGCGCTCTATCTGTTCGGCTATGGCGACGGCGGCGGCGGGCCGGATGCGACGATGATCGAAAGCCTGCGCCGCACCGCCGACCTGCTCGGCGTCCCGCGCAGCGAAACCCGCGATCCGAACGAATTCTTCGACCGTCTGGCGCGCGACGCCGGCGATTTCGCGACCATCGAAGGCGAACTCTATTTCGAATATCACCGCGGCACCTACACCAGCCAGTCGGAGGTCAAGCGGCTCAACCGGCTGATCGAGGGCCGGTTGCAGGATCTCGACTATCTGTGCACGAGAGCGATGCTCGCGGGCAAGCAAACACCGTCGCGCACCGAAGTCGAAGACCTGTGGCGCGTGCTGCTCACCAACCAGTTCCACGACATCCTCCCCGGCAGCTCCATCGGCGAGGTCTATGTCCGCAGTCGCCGCGAGCTCGGCGAGCTGGCGGACAAAGTCGAGGCACAGAACCGGGCGCTCATCGGCGAAGGCATGGTCCCGCTCAACCCCATCGGCTTCGCCCGCGACGAGATCGTCACCGCGCCCGACGGCGCCCTCTGCCGGGTTGTCGCGGAGCCCTTCGCCAGTGGCCGCATCGAAGACACGCGAGAAAGCGCGTCGCTGACCGAAACGGCGGATGGCATTGTCCTGGAAAACAGCAAACTGCGCGCCACGCTCACGCGCGGCGGCAGCGTGGTGTCGTTGATGCTGGCCGGTCGCGAGATGCTGTCCGGCGAGGCCAACCGCTTTGTCCTGTTCGACGACCGCCCGACGGCCTTCGAGGCCTGGGACATCGATCCCTTCGCGTTGGAGACCGGCCGCGTCACGCCGCCCGCCGAACGCTGCGAGATCGTCTCGCGCGACCCGCTGCGCGTCGCCGTCCGCTTCGAACGAAGGCTCGGCGGCAAGAGCCGTGTCGTTCAGACGATCAGCCTCGACGCCGGCGCCCAGCGCCTGGACTTCGATACCGAGATCGACTGGCACGAGCGCCGCACCCTGGCCAAGGTCGCCTTCCCGGTCGCGCCGCAATCGCCGCGCGCCACCTATGAGACGATGTCCGGCGCCGTCGAGCGTCCGACCCACGCCAACAGCGATGCCGACCTTGCGCAATACGAAGTCCCTGGCCATCGCTGGGCCGATCTGTCGGAGCCCGGCTTCGGCGTCTCGCTGCTGACGGATTCCCGATACGGCTATGCGACCTTCGGATCGACCATGAGCCTCACCCTGTTGCGCGGCACGCAATCGCCGGATCGCGACGCCGATATCGGCGTACATCGCTTGCGCTATGCGCTGTATCCGCATGACGGCGACTGGCGGCGGGCCGGCACGGTCGGTGAAGCGCTACGCTTCAACCGGCCCATGCTGTGGACCAGGGGCGCGAGCGACACCCTCGCGCGGCCATTGGCGGTCGCGGAGCCGAGCCATGTCGTGATCGACACGATCAAGCCGGCGGAAGACGGCGAAGGCTGGCTGCTGCGTCTCTATGAAGCGCATGGCAGCGCCTGCGAGTCGCGGATCGCGCTCGGCGTTCCGGTGCGCACGGTGATGCGGAGCAACACGCTGGAGGATCGCCTGGAGGCGATTGCCGTCGAAGACAATGCCGTCACGCTGGCGCTCCGGCCATTCCAGATCGTGACGTTGCGGGTCTCGTAG